A window of Pseudomonas denitrificans (nom. rej.) genomic DNA:
AACCCGACATTGAAGGAAGAGGACGTCTACGATGCCTCGCTGATCGCACTGATGAAGGCTGACCAGGACGCCGCCGATGGCGAGTTGGGCTACCTCGGTGGCGACCCGTTGTGTGATTGCCAGGACTGGGGCGATATCAAGGTGAAGTCGCTGGCGTTCACTCCGGTGGACGACGAGCGCATCAAGGCGCGGGTAGTGCTCAAGGATGCCCTGACGGGGGAGGATCGCGATCTCGGCCTGTTGCTGCATCGCACGGCTGGCGGCTGGCTTGTCGAAGACTGCTTCAACGAGCAGGGCAGCCTGGCCGAGAACCTGCGGCATAGCACCCTGGAACTGCTGCAGCTGAAGAAGGGCGCGAGCAAGCCCTGACGTACATTGTAGGAGCGGTGTGGGCGTTGTGATGCGCAATAAAAAAGGCCCCTCGAGGGGCCTTTCTTGTGGGGCGACTTACTTGCGGTCGATCCACACGGTCTGCGGGTTGGTGAACTCGCGCAGGCCGAAGTGCGACAGCTCGCGACCGAAGCCGCTCTTCTTCACGCCGCCGATCGGTACGCGGGGATCGGAGGCGGAGAAGCCGTTGATGAACACGCCGCCGCTGACCAGGCGACGGGCCATGTGCTGGGCCTTGGCCTTGTCGGCGGACCAGATCGCGCCGGAGAGACCGAACTCGCTGTCGTTGGCCAGCTCCAGGGCGTGC
This region includes:
- a CDS encoding DUF3828 domain-containing protein translates to MAFLRSAFALSLILLTLFDTSLAASTSATDSASAERFLRRLYASYTPDGPGVPNPTLKEEDVYDASLIALMKADQDAADGELGYLGGDPLCDCQDWGDIKVKSLAFTPVDDERIKARVVLKDALTGEDRDLGLLLHRTAGGWLVEDCFNEQGSLAENLRHSTLELLQLKKGASKP